One segment of Mugil cephalus isolate CIBA_MC_2020 chromosome 14, CIBA_Mcephalus_1.1, whole genome shotgun sequence DNA contains the following:
- the e2f3 gene encoding transcription factor E2F3 — MDSKKPMASLTPTTGNAPGSKPITSKSYLDRPRCDNSLVNLTQKFLELLKRSIDGVLDLNVVTQELGISKRRVYDVTNVLEGIQLIKKTSKNHIQWMGGGVIGKSDQELKVLAEKEEKLDELIRSCMAQMHRLCEDHHSQRYAYLTYEDVHRIPSLKEQTVIVIKAPVETKLEVPHPEESLQVRLSSTQGPIEVFLCSDDPMPMEAADSLAATSWNYSIVSWPFSSVIQVSPKGNASDSCGITSFSNPLSVLTQQSVPVAFSPMPTLPQSPTEDRHSFVTLTPPLACSLDEEQYLLSLPEDEGITDLFSCVDLDQSQDMPLL, encoded by the exons ATGGACTCCAAGAAACCAATGGCCTCTCTGACCCCCACAACAGGGAACG ctCCTGGTTCCAAACCCATAACAAGCAAGTCATATTTGGACAGACCCCGCTGTGACAACTCGCTGGTTAACTTGACGCAAAAGTTTCTGGAGCTGCTGAAACGCTCTATTGACGGCGTGTTGGACCTAAATGTTGTCACCCAGGAGCTTGGAATCTCCAAGAGACGCGTCTATGATGTCACCAATGTCCTGGAAGGCATCCAACTCATCAAAAAGACTTCCAAAAACCACATCCAATGGAT GGGCGGTGGAGTCATTGGAAAAAGTGATCAAGAGCTAAAGGTTCTcgcagagaaggaggagaagttgGATGAGCTGATCCGAAGTTGTATGGCACAGATGCACCGACTGTGTGAGGACCACCACAGTCAAAG GTATGCCTATTTGACATATGAGGATGTCCACAGGATTCCGAGTTTAAAAGAACAGACCGTGATCGTAATCAAAGCCCCTGTTGAGACGAAGCTGGAGGTGCCACACCCTGAGGAG AGCCTCCAGGTCCGCCTCAGTAGCACCCAGGGACCCATAGAGGTTTTCCTCTGCTCTGATGACCCCATGCCAATGGAAGCTGCAGACAGCTTAGCGGCCACCAGTTGGAACTACTCCATTGTCTCTTGGCCTTTCTCATCCGTCATCCAGGTGTCTCCCAAAG GCAATGCTAGCGATAGTTGCGGAATCACTAGTTTCTCCAACCCACTGTCGGTGCTGACACAACAGTCAGTACCGGTTGCTTTCTCACCAATGCCCACCTTACCCCAATCCCCTACTGAAGACCGACACAGTTTTGTCACCCTCACTCCACCTTTGGCCTGCTCTCTCGATGAGGAGCAGTATCTCCTGAGCCTGCCTGAGGATGAGGGCATTACTGATCTCTTCTCCTGCGTTGACTTGGACCAGTCACAAGATATGCCTCTTCTTTGA
- the srfbp1 gene encoding serum response factor-binding protein 1 — MLCTKDKTETMVPSAKEEEKEEEKTEVKGDDEEGDDMDKDGTEKDGDEEGSEKKKGDEVVEETRSQAKKKKKPFPVKVKKKTPDGVLNLNNEVVRMRKEVKRVRALTIRKLTRQIAALKKKKGKEAEIEKNQRRAARLLEEIHAMKILVPDMVTKTALQKNLNFEQVCKNPKSTISDRATARIATHPQFNKKIESIKAAVEAFKEERMKGGKQVQTDKEQNQAGKAALRSPDKRVERKSEEKEKDNAVEVKDILDGEKGAVPLENTEDSTVVNIEKEVEKETCSAGPSEVQIQEITVKSSNVKHNVNNKPPSKPVKKKPNLPLTPAVHQKRSDEDESDLELSDDEEKQYFDDSTEERFHKQSSQSEESDDDDDFFVGKVSKFKKKKKKQKDTDGEERQEVEKDSTDSVKTSDKLQSELDELESRLKSKATTLQSVFCSSLAATKAGRGGRGRGGDKFRGQGKPKGGSGLSRDFSKQSNPKQNKGVDRNAGSKYSKPCPEGRLSESEEKGFGRGRGRGRGRGRGDALRQNSHRGGGAFSHPAPQQALHPSWEASKKRKEQQGQIQAFQGKKIKFDDD, encoded by the exons atGTTGTGTACCAAGGACAAAACGGAAACAATGGTGCCATCTGctaaggaagaagagaaggaggaggaaaagacagaagtgaAAGGAGATGATGAAGAGGGAGATGACATGGATAAAGATGGAACTGAGAaggatggagatgaagagggaagtgagaagaaaaaaggcGATGAAGTAGTGGAAGAAACGCGGTCGCaggccaaaaagaaaaagaagccatTTCCCGTTAAAGTTAAGAAGAAAACACCAGACGGTGTCCTGAACCTCAACAACGAGGTGGTGAGGATGAGGAAAGAGGTAAAGAGAGTGAGGGCTTTAACCATCAGGAAACTGACACGTCAAATTGCTGccctgaagaagaaaaaagggaaggagGCAGAAATAGAGAAGAATCAGAGGAGAGCTGCGAGACTTCTGGAAGAGATCCATGCCATGAAGATACTCGTACCAGATATG GTGACAAAGACAGCCTTGCAGAAGAATCTCAACTTTGAACAGGTGTGCAAAAATCCCAAGTCCACTATTTCTGACAGGGCCACCGCACGCATCGCCACCCACCCCCAGTTCAACAAGAAGATTGAGAGCATCAAGGCTGCTGTGGAAGCCTTCAAAGAAGAGCGGATGAAGGGTGGAAAGCAAGTACAGACAGATAAAGAGCAAAATCAAGCCGGTAAAGCAGCTCTACGGTCACCGGACAAAAGAgtagaaagaaagagtgaggaaaaagagaaagacaatgCAGTGGAGGTAAAGGATATCCTAGATGGGGAGAAAGGAGCTGTTCCTCTTGAAAACACTGAAGATTCAACTGTTGTTAACATTGAAAAGGAAGTAGAGAAAGAAACTTGTTCAGCTGGTCCTTCCGAAGTTCAAATACAAGAAATAACAGTAAAAAGTAGTAATGTCAAGCACAATGTGAATAATAAACCTCCAAGTAAACCTGTAAAAAAGAAACCCAATCTTCCCCTTACTCCTGCTGTACACCAGAAAAGATCAGATGAAGATGAGAGCGACCTAGAGCTGTCAGACGATGAAGAGAAACAGTATTTTGATGACAGCACAGAGGAACGTTTCCATAAGCAATCCTCCCAGTCAGAGGAGAGCGACGACGATGACGACTTCTTTGTGGGAAAAGTGAGCAAattcaagaagaaaaagaagaagcagaaagacACAGACGGGGAAGAGAGACAAGAAGTGGAAAAGGACTCAACAGACAGTGTAAAAACGTCAGACAAGCTCCAGAGTGAACTTGACGAGCTTGAGTCCAGGCTGAAGTCTAAAGCAACCACGCTGCAGTCGGTGTTCTGTTCTTCCCTGGCTGCAACTAAGGCAGGTAGGGGCggtagaggaagaggtggggATAAATTTAGAGGCCAGGGAAAACCGAAAGGTGGCAGTGGTCTAAGTAGAGATTTTAGTAAACAATCCAATCCAAAACAGAATAAAGGAGTGGACAGAAATGCAGGGTCCAAATACAGCAAGCCCTGCCCTGAAGGCAGACTCTCTGAGTCTGAGGAGAAGGGCTTTgggagaggacgaggacgagggcGAGGGCGAGGCAGAGGTGATGCTCTAAGGCAGAACAGTCACAGGGGTGGAGGTGCCTTCTCTCATCCAGCACCACAGCAGGCGCTACATCCATCCTGGGAGGCCAgcaagaaaaggaaagagcagcagggacaaATCCAGGCCTTCCAGGGGAAGAAGATTAAGTTTGATGATGACTGA
- the maco1a gene encoding macoilin-1 has protein sequence MKRRNADCSKLRRPLKRNRITEGIYSSTFLYLKFLVVWVLVLLADFVLEFRFEYLWPFWLFIRSVYDSFRYQGLAFSVFFVCVAFTSDIICLLFIPVQWLFFAASTYVWVQYVWHTERGVCLPTVSLWILFVYIEAAIRFKDLKNFHVDLCRPFAAHCIGYPVVTLGFGFKSYVSYKMRLRKQKEVQKENEFYMQLLQQALPPEQQMLQRQEREAEEAALAKGISEVEPTVVSQNGAPPGKKSTSVPLPELEYREKGKDSTAKEGKKQNTIGINNNSIIHALDSKIQETEYIENYVGAKRLNNDLAGENMHSDTNTHTTSKEEMGGAGKNYKNASGGGGSNSSPRNHSSANGSVPAGSSTNKNEKKQKGAGKGQKDPVENCIPNNQLGKPEALVRLEQDVKRLKADLQANRQLESELRSQLSSLSSQDRSLRSELGQLRQDNELLQNKLHSAVQAKQKDKQTISQLEKRLKAEQEARALVEKQLAEERKRKKIEEATAARAVALAAATRVESTDSLRGRIRELETECKKLSMDMKLKEEQIRDLEGKCQELRKYKENEKDTEVLMSALSAMQEKTQHLENSLSAETRIKLDLFSALGDAKRQLEIAQGQIHQREQEIAELKQKIAEVMAVMPSLSYSSDGSNLSPVTPHYSSKFMDNSPSSLDPNASVYQPLKK, from the exons ATGAAGCGGCGCAATGCGGACTGCAGCAAACTCCGACGGCCGTTAAAACGGAACCGAATCACCGAGGGTATATATAGCAG TACGTTCCTGTACCTGAAGTTTCTGGTAGTCTGGGTGTTAGTTCTGCTGGCTGACTTTGTGCTGGAGTTCAGGTTCGAGTACCTGTGGCCCTTCTGGCTTTTCATCCGAAGCGTCTACGACTCCTTCAGATATCAGGGGCTG GCATTCTCTGTCTTCTTCGTGTGTGTGGCGTTTACGTCAGACATTATAtgcctcctcttcatccccgTCCAGTGGCTGTTTTTTGCTGCCAGCACCTACGTATGGGTCCAGTATGTTTGGCACACAG agagaggagtgtGTCTACCCACTGTATCGCTGTGGATCCTGTTTGTGTACATCGAAGCTGCCATACGCTTCAAAGATCTGAAGAACTTTCATGTAGACTTGTGTCGGCCCTTCGCTGCTCACTG tATCGGCTATCCGGTCGTGACTCTAGGCTTTGGCTTCAAGAGCTATGTTAGCTACAAGATGCGACTGAGGAAACAGAAGGAAGTGCAAAAGGAGAATGAATTCTACATGCAGCTTCTACAGCAGGCTTTACCGCCAGAGCAACAGATGCTGCAGAGACAAGAACGGGAGGCAGAAGAAG CTGCTTTAGCTAAAGGGATCTCAGAGGTAGAACCCACAGTAGTTTCCCAAAACGGAGCGCCTCCTGGAAAGAAAAGCACGTCAGTACCGTTACCAGAGCTGGAGTACCGGGAAAAAGGGAAGGACAGTACTGCAAAGGAGggcaaaaagcaaaacacaatcGGAATCAATAACAACAGTATTATACATGCACTGGACTCCAAAATACAGGAGACAGAGTATATTGAGAACTACGTTGGGGCAAAGAGACTGAATAACGACCTGGCAGGAGAAAACATGCATTCTgataccaacacacacactacttcTAAAGAGGAAATGGGGGGGGCGGGGAAGAACTACAAAAATGCCAGTGGAGGTGGGGGCAGCAACTCATCTCCACGGAATCACAGTTCTGCAAACGGCAGCGTGCCCGCCGGGTCTTCAACCAATAAGaatgagaagaagcagaagggCGCAGGAAAGGGGCAGAAAGACCCGGTGGAGAACTGCATCCCCAACAACCAGCTGGGAAAACCAGAGGCTCTAGTGCG GCTGGAGCAGGATGTGAAGCGTCTGAAGGCAGATCTTCAGGCCAACAGGCAGTTGGAGTCGGAGCTGCGGAGTCAGCTTTCCTCTCTGAGCAGCCAGGACCGCAGCCTTCGCTCAGAGCTGGGCCAGCTGCGCCAAGACAACGAGCTGCTGCAGAACAA GCTCCACAGTGCTGTCCAGGCCAAGCAGAAGGACAAGCAGACCATTTCCCAGTTGGAGAAGAGGCTAAAGGCTGAGCAGGAGGCCCGCGCTCTTGTTGAGAAACAGCTGGCtgaggaaaggaagaggaagaagatagAGGAGGCCACTGCTGCGAGAGCTGTAGCTTTAGCTGCTGCTACTAG AGTGGAGTCTACTGATTCTCTTCGTGGTCGCATCAGAGAGCTGGAGACCGAGTGTAAGAAACTCAGCATGGACATGAAACTCAAGGAGGAGCAGATTAGGGATCTGGAAGGCAAATGTCAG GAGCTGCGTAAGTATAAAGAGAACGAGAAGGACACAGAGGTGTTGATGTCAGCGCTGTCAGCCATGCAGGAGAAGACCCAGCACCTGGAGAACAGCCTCAGCGCTGAGACCAGAATCAAACTGGACCTCTTCTCTGCTCTGGGGGATGCCAAGAGGCAGCTAGAGATTGCACAAG GCCAGATCCATCAGAGGGAGCAGGAGATCGCAGAGCTGAAGCAGAAGATAGCAGAGGTGATGGCTGTGATGCCCAGCCTGTCCTATTCGTCAGACGGCAGCAACCTCAGCCCGGTCACGCCACACTACTCCTCGAAGTTCATGGACAATAGTCCCTCCTCTCTGGACCCCAACGCCTCAGTCTACCAGCCCCTCAAAAAGTGA